One region of Sylvia atricapilla isolate bSylAtr1 chromosome Z, bSylAtr1.pri, whole genome shotgun sequence genomic DNA includes:
- the COMMD10 gene encoding COMM domain-containing protein 10 isoform X2 — MAAPIVPESDSIRRAVSLLNAVDPGRFPRLLSRLLQKLHLKVESTFSEEEEEKLQIAFSLEKQDLHLILETISFILEQAVYHSLKPASLQQQLQSIHLDQDKAEAFASAWATAGQDMIEKFRQRVLTPQKLETIGWQLNLQMAESMQAKLKSPQAVLELGVSSEDSKQNHTEETKWS, encoded by the exons ATGGCGGCGCCCATCGTGCCGGAGAGCGACAG cATCCGCAGGGCCGTGTCGCTGCTCAACGCCGTGGACCCGGGCCGGTTCCCGCGGCTTCTCTCCCGGCTTCTCCAGAAGCTGCATCTGAAG GTTGAAAGTACATTCagtgaagaggaggaagaaaagcttcAAATAGCTTTTTCATTGGAAAAACAGGATCTTCATCTGATTCTTGAAACTATATCATTCATTTTGGAACAG GCAGTGTATCACAGTTTGAAGCCTGCTTCATTGCAACAGCAGCTACAAAGCATTCACCTGGATCAAGACAAAGCAGAGGCATTTGCTAGTGCATGGGCGACTGCAGGTCAAGATATGATTGAAAAGTTCAGGCAGAGGGTTTTGACGCCTCAGAAG CTTGAAACAATTGGATGGCAGCTTAATCTTCAAATGGCAGAGTCCATGCAAGCAAAGCTGAAGTCTCCTCAAGCTGTGCTAGAGCTGGGAGTGAGCAGTGAAGATTCAAAG